The genome window TAAGACGAATCATTATCATTCATACCCTACATACAACTGGCCCACTGCCTGATCATCTGGGTGACCTTACCATTAAATAAGAACTCTATATCGGAATAGTCCGTTTGCAGCTTGTTTTATTAATATTGCCGCTTCTAATTTTACTCACAATTCTCTAATCTCTTTCCTATGAAAACCATTCGTTTACTTGGCCTGAGCTTTTTCCTTTTTGCTTCTGCCCTCAGTTGCACCGACCACGCGCCGGACCCTGTCGAATTCAGTTCCACTGAGTTTTCAAAAGGTGCGCTAATTGCTCCAATCGCTATTACCAAGGGCGATAATAACAGACTTTGGGTAACGGAACAAGGCAGCGCTACCGACAAGGGCGACACTTATGACGGCCGGGTTTCCATGATCGGGCCTGATGGCACGGTTTATCCTGCAATCACCGGCTTTTTATCTAAAAGCAGCGTTGAAAAAATGCCTAGCGGCCTTACGCACCTTTTATACAAAGATGGAATGCTGTACATTCTTCACGGCGTGGAAGGCAGGCTTTACAAAGCAAATGTTTCGTCCTGGAACCCTGGCGACGCCCCATTGAAAGCAAGTGAGCTTAGTTTTGAAGATCTTGGCAGTTTTGTAAAATCACAGCTTCCTGATCCGGCAACTGCGGAATCCAATTTGTACAATCTGACATGGGGGCCAGAGGGCGATCTTTTCATTACAGACGCAGCGGGTAACATGATCATTCGCAGAAAAAGTGACGGCTCGAAAAGCGTATTTGCTACTTTCCCGGATTTCGACAATCCGAAAAAACCTGTGGGCGGCCCGACAGTGGATTTTGTTCCTACGGGTATCGCTTGGGACGGCAGCAAGTTCTACGTTACATCTTTAACAGGTTTCCCTTTCAATGAGGGCCTGGCTGAAATCAAAACTGTTGACCAGCATGGCAATGTATCGGATCATAAAAAAGGTTTCACAACACTGGTGGATGTTGTACTAACAGACAGCAATAAGCCATTGGCTGTACATTTCGCCAGTTTCTCATCCGCTTTCATGTTTGAGCAAAATACAGGAACAGTTACCAGTGAAGACGGTGCTGTTGTTATGGCCGGACTGAACATGCCAACGGACATCGAAAAAGTTTATACAAACACTTACTATGCCGTTTCGCTTGGAAATAGTAAAGTGTATAAGCTCACTTATTAACACGGATCAAGGATCCATTAGCTAAAAAAAATCGCCTTCCTTATCTGGGAGGCGATTTTTTTATGTAGTTAAAATTAAAAATGCTAAACAGGAAGCCAGATGTTAAACACAGCACCATTACCCGGGCTTGAATGTGCCGAAATGTAACCGCCGTGCTGCTCCACGATTTTCTTCACAATGCTCAGCCCGATCCCGGTTCCCGAATATTCGTGCTTGCCGTGCAGCCGTTGGAAAAGGCTGAAAATCTTCTCGCTAAATTCCTGTTCGAACCCGATTCCGTTGTCTGAAAATGTAATGTGATGGAACAGCTGATCGTGATTAATGGCAGCATACGCCACCACATCTGCCCCATCAACGATTTCTGCTTTAATGGTTATTACGGGCTTTTCCGTAGAAAATTTGATGGAATTGCTGATCAGATTAGAGAAGAGCTGGTTGATCTGAAAACCATTTGCCCTGATAACGGGCAGATTCTCGTAAAGGATAACAGCTTGTTTCTCAGCAATAAGCAATTCAAAATCGATTTCAATGTTCGCTACAATTTCATTAAGGTCCACCGCAGTATGGTCGTCGCCTGTCTTAGCCAGCCGGCTATATGTCAGCACCGACTGTATCAGTTCGCTCATGCGCTGTGCCGACGATGAAATTTTCCGGTAATACATGTCTGCGGCGTTCTCGTCGGCTTTATTTTTCTGGATTAAATGGATGAATGTCTGGATTTTTCGCAACGGTTCCTGTAAATCGTGGCTGGCAATGTAGTTGAACGATTCCAGTTCCTTATTGGCTAATAAAAGATCCTTTGTGCGTTGCTGCACCTGCTGCTCCAACTCTTCTGTAAATAACTTCTGGCTTTCCTCGATCCGCTTGCGGGCCCGTTGAATTTTGATCTGGGATGTAATCCTGGCGAGCATTTCATTAGATGAAAATGGTTTTACCAGATAGTCATCCGCGCCGATTTCATAACCTTCAATTTTGGATTCTTCTCCGGCCCGGGCGGTGATCAGGATCACAGGAAGCTGGCTGGTCTCCGGATTGGCTTTTACGCGCCTGAGCAATTCGATACCATCTATTTCCGGCATCATAATGTCGCTCAAAACAAGCGTAGGCTTATATTTTTGTATTTTATCGAGTGCGTCCAGGCCGTTGGTTGCCGTAATAGTTTCATATCTGGTTGAGACCAATGACTCAATGTGCTGGCGCATATCCGCATTATCATCTACAATCAGCACCAGTTCATTTGCTTCTCCTGATCCTGCCTCAATCTCTGGGCTGCCACCATCTGGCAATAACGATTGCATGTCCACCAGCGCCGCTGCTTCCTGTACATATACATTTGAGCCCGCATTCGCCAGGCCGCCGTCATCTTCCAGAATCTGGGTATGGGATAAATGTTTAGTGCCAAAAGGAATGGAAACCGTAAAGCAACTTCCCTCACCTGCAACGCTTTCCACTTCGATGTTACCATTATGCAGCAAAATGAGCTCCTTAATCAGCGACAACCCAATCCCCGTCCCCTCATATGTTCGGCCGGCCGTACTTTGGATCCGGTGGAAACGCTCAAACATATGCGGCAGCTCGTTCTCCGGAATCCCGACGCCGGTGTCGGTCACTGTAAGCACGGCATGGTCACCATTGGCAAAAAGTCTCACTGTTATAGTGCCTTCCAGTGTAAATTTGAAAGCATTCGACAACAGATTGAAGACAATTTTTTCCCACATCTGACGGTCCATATAAACCGGCGGAAGGTTGTCGTCAACTTCCACATTATATTGAAGATCAGCGCTTTCTATCACCGATCTGAAATTCGCCGCCAGGTTACGGGTGTATGTTGCCAGATCTGTCGATACAAAATTTCCCTGATGGCGGCCACTTTCAATGCGGCTAAAATCCAGCAGCGAATTGACGAGCTTCAATAGTCGCAAAGCATTCCGATGTGTTACTTCAATACTCTGCCTTTCCGCATTATTAAGGTTGCCGGCAGGCTTGTTCAGCAATTCTTCCAGTGGTCCAAGGATCAGCATCAGTGGCGTCCGGAACTCGTGGCTAATGTTGGTGAAAAATAGTGTCTTAGCCTTATCCAATGCTTCCAGTGCCTCAGCGCGCTTCCGCTCTTCCTCGTACGCGAGCGTATTGTTCACACCCAGCGCAATCTGGTCCGCAATCAGTTGAATAAAATTCCGGTATGCGTCATCGAATTTGCGATATGGATTGAGCCCTACGGTAAGCACTGCCAATGGAAACTGGCGGTTAGCGGATTTTATAGGAATATCCACAAAAATCCGCGGCGCAATGTCCCAGGCGCCTTTCGGGATCTCTTTCCACTGACCATCCACGACCGATTCCACGATATGATTTTCCTGAATGGCCGTTGTAATGCCGGGAGCGGCTAGTTCCGGGTTGGTCAGGTCTATCAACCCACTCACAGGAGCCTCCTCAAAGCCGGAGCAAGCGACGATCTCGGCGCTGCTGCCATCCATTTTGACCTTATAGACCATAGAAAAAGGAAAATCCTGGGGATTCCCTGCAAGCGCTTTTGTTGCCTGCGCGTACACCTCCTGTTCGTTTTTCTTCTGCGCAACTGTATCGAGCAACTGCATTGTTCTCAATGCCCGCTCGTTGATAATCCGGTCTGTATCAGCTGTATTATAGCAGATTATGCCTGATGGAAATCCGTCTGCGCCCAGCACGGGTGTGTAGGAAAAAGTATAATACGTTTCTTCCGGAAAGCCGCTTCGTTCCATGATCAGCAGCTGGGATTCCACGTAGGTCCCTTCGTCTTTTTTCATTGCCCGCGAAAGCAGCGGTTCAATGTCTTTCCAGATATCTTTCCAGACCACCGAAGCCGGCTGCCCTAATGCAACGGGATGCTTCCCGCGAACGATATCGATATATGCATCATTATAAAATTTAATCAATTCATCCCCCCAGCCTATCCAGATCGGTTGTTTCGAGCTGAGCATGATCCGCACGCAGGTTTTAAGGCTTTGCGGCCATCGTTCGGGGATGCCGAGTTTTGTTTTTTCCCAATCAAATTGCCGGATGCGTTCGCCCATTTCGCCTCCTCCTGCGAGGAATTCCAGCTTTTTTAACTCATTGTCTACCATGAAATGACTAGAAAAGGGTCGTTACGATTCTTTTAATTTCTTCCTTTACCTCATCCGTGTTGGCGTGTTTCTTAATAAGCCCTGATGCTCCGAGTGCCTTGCATTGCTGAACAATAGCCTTTTCATCGGAAGTTGAATACATAACAGCAGGGATATGAATGAGCGACGGCCTTTTTTTCATTTCTGCTAAAA of Dyadobacter chenhuakuii contains these proteins:
- a CDS encoding ScyD/ScyE family protein, which produces MKTIRLLGLSFFLFASALSCTDHAPDPVEFSSTEFSKGALIAPIAITKGDNNRLWVTEQGSATDKGDTYDGRVSMIGPDGTVYPAITGFLSKSSVEKMPSGLTHLLYKDGMLYILHGVEGRLYKANVSSWNPGDAPLKASELSFEDLGSFVKSQLPDPATAESNLYNLTWGPEGDLFITDAAGNMIIRRKSDGSKSVFATFPDFDNPKKPVGGPTVDFVPTGIAWDGSKFYVTSLTGFPFNEGLAEIKTVDQHGNVSDHKKGFTTLVDVVLTDSNKPLAVHFASFSSAFMFEQNTGTVTSEDGAVVMAGLNMPTDIEKVYTNTYYAVSLGNSKVYKLTY
- a CDS encoding sensor histidine kinase; amino-acid sequence: MVDNELKKLEFLAGGGEMGERIRQFDWEKTKLGIPERWPQSLKTCVRIMLSSKQPIWIGWGDELIKFYNDAYIDIVRGKHPVALGQPASVVWKDIWKDIEPLLSRAMKKDEGTYVESQLLIMERSGFPEETYYTFSYTPVLGADGFPSGIICYNTADTDRIINERALRTMQLLDTVAQKKNEQEVYAQATKALAGNPQDFPFSMVYKVKMDGSSAEIVACSGFEEAPVSGLIDLTNPELAAPGITTAIQENHIVESVVDGQWKEIPKGAWDIAPRIFVDIPIKSANRQFPLAVLTVGLNPYRKFDDAYRNFIQLIADQIALGVNNTLAYEEERKRAEALEALDKAKTLFFTNISHEFRTPLMLILGPLEELLNKPAGNLNNAERQSIEVTHRNALRLLKLVNSLLDFSRIESGRHQGNFVSTDLATYTRNLAANFRSVIESADLQYNVEVDDNLPPVYMDRQMWEKIVFNLLSNAFKFTLEGTITVRLFANGDHAVLTVTDTGVGIPENELPHMFERFHRIQSTAGRTYEGTGIGLSLIKELILLHNGNIEVESVAGEGSCFTVSIPFGTKHLSHTQILEDDGGLANAGSNVYVQEAAALVDMQSLLPDGGSPEIEAGSGEANELVLIVDDNADMRQHIESLVSTRYETITATNGLDALDKIQKYKPTLVLSDIMMPEIDGIELLRRVKANPETSQLPVILITARAGEESKIEGYEIGADDYLVKPFSSNEMLARITSQIKIQRARKRIEESQKLFTEELEQQVQQRTKDLLLANKELESFNYIASHDLQEPLRKIQTFIHLIQKNKADENAADMYYRKISSSAQRMSELIQSVLTYSRLAKTGDDHTAVDLNEIVANIEIDFELLIAEKQAVILYENLPVIRANGFQINQLFSNLISNSIKFSTEKPVITIKAEIVDGADVVAYAAINHDQLFHHITFSDNGIGFEQEFSEKIFSLFQRLHGKHEYSGTGIGLSIVKKIVEQHGGYISAHSSPGNGAVFNIWLPV